The bacterium DNA segment CGGTCAGACCGAAGCCTACGCACTCAATACCTTCATGGATCCCGACGAGCACGAAGCGGCTCTGGCCGCAGGTGGTGAGAGACTCACCTCGGTGGGGCGCGAACGGTCGGGCTTTGCACAGGTCCGCATCTGTGACGAAGACGGAAATGAGATGCCGCGCGGCGAGGTAGGCGAAATCTGTATGTGTGCGCCCTGGACGACACCGGGTTTCTGGAAGCGCCCCGATCTCGATCGCGAACGACTCGACGGAGGTTGGTTACGCACCGGAGATCTGGGTCGCATGGACGCGCAAGACTTCGTCTTCCTGGCCGATCGCAAGGAAGACAAGATCATCACCGGTGGTTTCAATGTCTATCCCGCGGAGATCGAAGGAACCCTCGCCGAACACCCGGCCGTGGCGGAGTGCGCGGTCTTCGCGATCCCCGATCCGAAGTGGGGCGAAGCGATCCGCGCCGCTGTCACATTGCGCCCCGGTCACGAAACGGACGCCGAGCAACTGATTGCCTTCTGCAAGGAGCACTTGGCCCGCTTCAAGGTGCCCAAGGCCATCGACGTGCTCGCGGAACTTCCGAAGACGGGTGTTGGCAAGATTTTGCGTCGCGCTCTGCGCGATCCGTGGTGGAAGGACCAGGAACGAGGCGTTCATGGAGCGGAGTGATTTCGACAAAGATGAGGGAAGACGATGAAAGCTGTACGTCTCTACGAAGGTCCCGAAGTGCGGGTCGAGGATGTTCCGGAGCCAGAGGTGGGTCCCGACCAGTTGCGAGTCGCCATCCAGGCCGCCGGGTTATGCGGAACCGATCTGCACGCCGCCCACGGTCGGCTTCCGGTGCCGAACCTTCCCGTGATCATGGGCCACGAAGGGGCGGGGATCGTAGAAGTAGTAGGGGAGGGCGTCAGCGGTTTCAGCCCAGGTGATCGCGTCCTGCTGTTGCCCAGCGAGACCTGCGGCACTTGCCCGGCTTGCGAAGCGGGGCATCTGGGTCTGTGTCCGGGAGCGCAAATCTTCGGCATGGCGCGCGACGGGACGTTTGCCGAGAAGATCACCGTTCCGGCCGCGTGCGCGTTGCCGCTTCCGGGTGAGATTGCATTCGAGCACGGCGCCATCCTGGCAGATGCCGTGGCGACGGCCTATCACGCCGTCGCCACGCGCGCGGGAATCAGTGGCGGGGAACGGGTTGTGGTGCTCGGCTGCGGCGGTGTCGGCTATCACGCGATATTGCTGGCGCGCTTGATGGGTGCGAAGACGGTCGTTGCGGCCGATGCCAGCGCGGGTGCGTTGCGCCGGGCTGTGCAGGCGGGAGCCGATTTCACCGTGGACGTGACGGCGCCAAACGCGCGCAAGGCGATTCGCCAGGCCGCGGGTGGTGGAGGACCCGAGCTGGTGATCGAGTACGCGGGCAAGAAGGCATCTGTCGAACTCGCGATGGCGTCGGTGGCGCGGGGCGGTCGCGTGATCGTCGGCGGTGTTGGTATGGAATCGCCCGAACTCGGCCCGCTGGTTTCCTTCGTGGGCAAGGAGATCGGCGTCCTGGGCTCGATGGGTTACACGCGAGACGAACTAAAGCAGGTCGTCCAACTCACGGCCACGGGCAAACTCGACCTCTCCGGTTCCATCACGGCTCGCTACCCCCTCGACCAGACGATTCAGGCGCTCGAGGATCTGGCCAACCACCACAACGACCCCGTGCGACTCGCTCTGCTTCCGCAGGGGATGTCGTGAGCGGGTCGGTGCGAGCCCGCGCAGCCGTCGCTCACGAGCGCGGCGCACCACTGCGCATCGAAGAAGTCGAAGTGCGCGATCCCGGTCCGGGCGAAGTGCGCGTGCGCATCTCCGCCTGCGGTATCTGTGCGAGTGATCTCCACGTGTGGCGCACCGGGGAAGGAGTTGGCTTTCCCGCGGTTCTGGGCCACGAGGCTTCGGGAATCGTGGAATCCCTGGGTCCCGGCGTTTCGCACGTTTCACAAGACCAGCCTGTGGTGATCGCCTGGATTCCCCGTTGCGGAAACTGTCGCGCCTGTCGCGCGGGTCGCACGCATCTGTGCGCCGCGATGCGCACCGATGCCAACGACGGCTCGCTCTCGCTAGGCGGAAAGTCGCTCGGCCGCTATATGAGCGTTTCCGGTCTTTCTGAACTCGTCGTCGTCGGCGAGCGCTCCGCGATCCCCGTACCGGAAGACCTGCCT contains these protein-coding regions:
- a CDS encoding alcohol dehydrogenase catalytic domain-containing protein — its product is MKAVRLYEGPEVRVEDVPEPEVGPDQLRVAIQAAGLCGTDLHAAHGRLPVPNLPVIMGHEGAGIVEVVGEGVSGFSPGDRVLLLPSETCGTCPACEAGHLGLCPGAQIFGMARDGTFAEKITVPAACALPLPGEIAFEHGAILADAVATAYHAVATRAGISGGERVVVLGCGGVGYHAILLARLMGAKTVVAADASAGALRRAVQAGADFTVDVTAPNARKAIRQAAGGGGPELVIEYAGKKASVELAMASVARGGRVIVGGVGMESPELGPLVSFVGKEIGVLGSMGYTRDELKQVVQLTATGKLDLSGSITARYPLDQTIQALEDLANHHNDPVRLALLPQGMS